A part of Halobaculum sp. MBLA0143 genomic DNA contains:
- a CDS encoding GTP-binding protein encodes MGLLTNLRDSISRVTDRLFSESEPKRIGIYGPPNAGKTTLANRIARDWTGDAVGPESHIPHETRRARRKEDVTIERNGKTVTIDIVDTPGVATKVDYKEFLDHDMEKDDAVKRSREATEGVAEAMHWLREDVDGVVYVLDSTNDPFTQVNTMLVGIIESQELPVLIFANKTDLSDADVKRVSDAFPQHETVPLSALEGDNMDEVYEKIAEYFG; translated from the coding sequence ATGGGTCTGCTCACGAATCTCAGAGACAGTATCTCACGGGTCACAGACCGGTTGTTCTCGGAGTCCGAGCCGAAACGGATCGGAATCTACGGACCGCCGAACGCCGGAAAGACCACACTGGCGAACCGGATCGCCCGCGACTGGACCGGAGACGCGGTCGGGCCGGAGAGTCACATCCCACACGAGACACGACGCGCTCGTCGGAAGGAGGACGTGACGATCGAACGGAACGGGAAGACAGTCACCATCGACATCGTCGACACCCCCGGGGTAGCGACGAAGGTGGACTACAAGGAGTTCCTCGACCACGACATGGAGAAAGACGACGCCGTCAAGCGGTCCCGGGAGGCGACGGAAGGCGTCGCCGAGGCGATGCACTGGCTCCGGGAGGACGTCGACGGGGTCGTGTACGTGCTCGACAGCACGAACGACCCGTTCACGCAGGTGAACACGATGCTCGTCGGGATCATCGAGAGCCAGGAGCTCCCGGTGCTCATCTTCGCCAACAAGACGGACTTGAGCGACGCGGACGTCAAGCGGGTCTCGGACGCCTTCCCGCAACACGAGACGGTCCCGCTCTCGGCGCTGGAGGGGGACAACATGGACGAAGTGTACGAGAAGATCGCAGAGTACTTCGGGTGA
- a CDS encoding AAA family ATPase — translation MTRDDPTDGADDEQTDGGASGASSDAESPSDHRDAQHDRDRADESSDTETTDDELGEGREEPAYTGDDTGDADGTTGNDRGQNRRIDSVDELVTTDSSGDGNPDPTDTDGTTPSANTDGTTAETGAGDESNPQSGGDRPANDARDDTARDGSTDAGATDTAPGDAENVGTPPGVTDTTVTPDSRSRSDTAVDLDVDEVLGDEDDSTGLFDDLLSGDPIFENKEVLRPSYTPQNLPHRNDQINQMATILVSALRGDTPSNILIYGKTGTGKTASAKFVSQELESTSQRYDVPCEVEYINCEVTDTQYRVLAQLANKFIEKNRETIADRLDDLRSVRSRAVEDASTLHTTEFDSVTELDDRIESLATDRDEMEEVPMTGWPTDRVYSAFFDAVDHHERVVVIMLDEVDKLVEKSGDDTLYNLSRMNSELEHARISIMGISNDLKFTDFLDPRVKSSLGEEEIVFPPYDANQLRDILQHRAEVAFEPDALTEDVIPLCAAFAAQEHGDARRALDLLRTAGELAERSQANRVEESHVRQAQDKIELDRVVEVVRTLPTQSKIVLFSITLLEKNGVEAINTGEVFNIYKRLCEEIDADVLTQRRVTDLISELDMLGIVNAVVVSKGRYGRTKEISLSVPLDETEAVLLSDSRLGDIDDVQPFVQARFDN, via the coding sequence ATGACACGAGACGATCCGACGGACGGCGCCGACGACGAGCAGACCGACGGTGGGGCGTCGGGTGCGTCCAGCGACGCAGAGAGTCCGTCCGACCACCGAGACGCACAGCACGACCGCGATCGCGCCGACGAGAGCTCCGACACCGAGACCACTGACGACGAACTCGGCGAGGGACGAGAGGAGCCGGCGTACACCGGAGACGACACCGGAGACGCCGACGGCACGACCGGGAACGATCGGGGACAGAATCGCCGGATCGACTCCGTCGACGAGCTCGTCACCACCGACTCGTCTGGAGACGGTAACCCAGACCCGACGGACACGGACGGCACGACGCCTTCGGCGAACACGGACGGCACGACCGCCGAGACCGGTGCAGGGGACGAGTCGAACCCACAGTCCGGCGGTGATCGCCCGGCGAACGACGCCCGCGACGACACTGCTCGGGACGGCTCCACGGATGCCGGCGCCACGGACACCGCGCCAGGCGACGCCGAGAACGTCGGCACTCCGCCCGGGGTCACGGACACGACGGTGACGCCGGACTCGCGTTCGCGGTCCGACACGGCGGTCGACCTGGACGTGGACGAGGTGCTCGGCGACGAAGACGACTCCACCGGGTTGTTCGACGACCTCCTCTCGGGAGATCCGATCTTCGAGAACAAGGAGGTGCTTCGGCCGTCGTACACGCCACAGAACCTCCCTCACCGAAACGACCAGATCAACCAGATGGCGACGATTCTGGTCTCCGCGCTCCGGGGGGACACGCCGTCGAACATCCTGATCTACGGGAAGACGGGGACGGGGAAGACGGCGAGTGCGAAGTTCGTCTCACAGGAACTGGAGTCGACGAGCCAGCGGTACGACGTCCCCTGTGAGGTGGAGTACATCAATTGCGAGGTGACGGACACCCAGTACCGGGTGCTCGCGCAGTTGGCGAACAAGTTCATCGAGAAGAACCGGGAGACCATCGCGGACCGCCTGGACGACCTCCGCTCGGTCCGTTCGCGTGCAGTCGAGGACGCGAGCACGCTCCACACGACGGAGTTCGACTCCGTCACGGAGCTAGACGACCGGATCGAGTCGTTGGCGACGGACCGCGACGAGATGGAAGAGGTGCCGATGACGGGGTGGCCGACGGACCGCGTCTACTCGGCGTTCTTCGACGCCGTCGACCACCACGAACGGGTCGTCGTCATCATGCTCGACGAGGTGGACAAGCTCGTCGAGAAGTCCGGCGACGACACGCTGTACAACCTCTCGCGGATGAACTCCGAGCTGGAGCACGCCCGGATCTCGATCATGGGGATCTCGAACGACCTGAAGTTCACCGACTTCCTCGACCCTCGGGTGAAGTCGAGTCTGGGCGAAGAGGAGATCGTGTTCCCGCCGTACGACGCCAACCAACTGCGCGACATCCTCCAGCACCGTGCCGAGGTGGCGTTCGAGCCGGACGCGCTCACGGAGGACGTGATCCCGTTGTGTGCCGCGTTCGCGGCCCAGGAGCACGGTGACGCTCGACGCGCGCTAGACCTCCTCCGGACTGCGGGTGAACTCGCAGAACGCAGCCAGGCGAACCGCGTCGAGGAGTCGCACGTCCGGCAGGCACAGGACAAGATCGAGCTCGACCGGGTCGTAGAGGTCGTGCGGACCCTCCCGACGCAGTCGAAGATCGTCCTGTTCTCGATCACGCTCTTAGAGAAGAACGGCGTAGAGGCGATCAACACCGGTGAAGTGTTCAACATCTACAAGCGGCTGTGCGAGGAGATCGACGCCGACGTGCTCACACAGCGGCGCGTCACGGACCTGATCTCCGAGCTCGACATGCTCGGGATCGTCAACGCGGTCGTCGTCAGCAAGGGGCGGTACGGCCGGACGAAGGAGATCTCGCTGTCCGTCCCGTTGGACGAGACGGAGGCAGTGCTCCTCTCCGACTCGCGGCTCGGCGACATCGACGACGTCCAACCGTTCGTGCAGGCCCGTTTCGACAACTGA
- a CDS encoding S26 family signal peptidase → MTDEEAPRDSGASPSTGSGDGVDGPSSADGTDPGEPTEDTGGADEQPAGDSRGGEHGFGDGAVRGDGDGGIDDGRLDDELADAGIVTRFRESESTPVVLFRETLSSALIVAVVGALLFAVSGIWPPMVAVESGSMEPHMQKGDLVFVTEPGRFAPDAARGTTGIVTYEVGSEAGYSTFGQAGSVIVYRQPGRYGPPIIHRARFHVEAGENWYDRANPDYLPGDSCDEVPNCPAPNAGFVTKGDNNAMYDQVNAIGAPPVRPEWVRGVARIRIPLLGWIRLVFSGAATTTPGPVVDLGLAAAATPTAAPGAVTAPTAGTRAVATTGGAGTVAAAAGVERGPGVCSVSGDAARGTTARVDSERTTVSSGA, encoded by the coding sequence ATGACAGACGAGGAGGCCCCGCGAGACAGTGGGGCGTCGCCGTCCACCGGGTCGGGGGACGGTGTCGACGGCCCGTCGTCGGCAGACGGAACCGATCCGGGGGAACCGACAGAGGACACCGGAGGAGCCGACGAGCAACCAGCAGGGGACAGTCGCGGCGGGGAGCACGGCTTCGGCGACGGAGCCGTGCGTGGTGACGGCGACGGGGGCATCGACGACGGCCGCCTCGACGACGAGCTGGCGGACGCCGGCATCGTGACCCGGTTCCGCGAGTCGGAGTCGACGCCGGTCGTTCTCTTCCGGGAGACGCTGTCGTCGGCGCTGATCGTCGCGGTCGTCGGCGCGCTGTTGTTCGCCGTCTCCGGGATCTGGCCGCCGATGGTGGCCGTCGAGTCCGGCAGTATGGAGCCCCACATGCAGAAAGGTGACCTCGTGTTCGTCACCGAGCCCGGACGGTTCGCTCCCGACGCCGCACGAGGGACCACGGGGATCGTCACCTACGAGGTCGGCTCCGAGGCCGGCTACTCCACGTTCGGCCAGGCCGGCTCGGTGATCGTCTACAGACAACCCGGGCGGTACGGCCCACCGATCATTCACCGGGCGCGTTTCCACGTGGAGGCGGGCGAGAACTGGTACGACCGGGCGAACCCAGACTACCTCCCCGGGGACTCCTGTGACGAGGTGCCGAACTGCCCCGCGCCGAACGCCGGGTTCGTCACGAAAGGCGACAACAACGCGATGTACGACCAGGTGAACGCCATCGGCGCACCGCCGGTGCGGCCGGAGTGGGTCCGCGGGGTCGCTCGGATCCGTATCCCGTTGCTGGGCTGGATCAGGCTCGTGTTCTCCGGCGCGGCGACGACGACGCCCGGGCCAGTCGTGGACCTGGGGCTCGCCGCCGCCGCGACGCCGACGGCGGCACCCGGCGCCGTGACAGCGCCGACGGCCGGCACCCGGGCTGTGGCGACGACAGGTGGCGCCGGAACTGTAGCAGCAGCGGCTGGTGTCGAACGCGGGCCAGGAGTCTGTTCGGTCTCGGGCGACGCCGCTCGGGGCACCACGGCTCGTGTCGACTCCGAACGGACCACCGTTTCGTCTGGAGCCTGA
- the aspS gene encoding aspartate--tRNA(Asn) ligase, which produces MDGRTYTADATAGETATVAGWVHEVRDLGGIAFLIVRDTTGKIQVKFEKDEMDDDLVERGLDAHRESVIRVTGAVEEEPRAPTGVEITPEEFEVVAGADPELPLDPSGKVDAELPTRLDNRTLDARKPDVEAIFEIRSEVLRATRETFRDHDATEINTPKIVATGTEGGTELFPISYFGQEAFMNQSPQLFKQLVAGSGVERVFEIGPIFRAEEHNTPRHLNEATSIDFESAFYDHHEAMDVAEAVVRNAYEAVADNCADELEALEITDEFDVPEGEFPRVTYREALDTVNETGELDETLEWGDDLSTEAEHVLGQEIGGHHFITNWPSEIKPFYIMDTDDDETVSTGFDLNHPRMELVSGGQREHRYEELVAGFEQQGLDPEEFEYYTKMFRFGMPPHAGWGMGADRLVTTMLELDNIREAVLFPRDRQRLSP; this is translated from the coding sequence ATGGACGGACGAACGTACACGGCAGACGCGACGGCCGGAGAGACGGCCACGGTCGCCGGCTGGGTGCACGAGGTACGAGACCTGGGCGGGATCGCCTTCCTCATCGTGCGCGACACGACCGGGAAGATCCAGGTGAAGTTCGAGAAAGACGAGATGGACGACGACCTCGTAGAGCGCGGGCTGGACGCCCACCGTGAGTCGGTCATCCGAGTGACCGGCGCCGTAGAGGAGGAGCCACGCGCCCCGACCGGGGTGGAGATCACGCCGGAGGAGTTCGAGGTCGTCGCCGGCGCGGACCCGGAGCTGCCGCTGGACCCCTCCGGGAAGGTGGACGCCGAACTGCCGACGCGGCTGGACAACCGGACGCTGGACGCCCGGAAGCCGGACGTGGAGGCGATCTTCGAGATCCGGTCGGAGGTGCTGCGGGCGACCCGCGAGACGTTCCGCGACCACGACGCCACGGAGATCAACACGCCGAAGATCGTCGCCACCGGGACGGAGGGGGGGACGGAGCTGTTCCCGATCTCGTACTTCGGGCAGGAGGCGTTCATGAACCAGTCGCCGCAGCTGTTCAAGCAGCTCGTCGCCGGCTCCGGCGTCGAGCGCGTGTTCGAGATCGGCCCGATCTTCCGGGCGGAAGAACACAACACGCCGCGTCACCTCAACGAGGCCACCTCCATCGACTTCGAGTCCGCGTTCTACGACCACCACGAGGCGATGGACGTGGCGGAGGCCGTCGTCCGGAACGCCTACGAGGCGGTCGCGGACAACTGTGCGGACGAACTCGAGGCGTTGGAGATCACAGACGAGTTCGACGTGCCCGAAGGGGAGTTCCCGCGGGTGACCTACCGCGAGGCGTTGGACACTGTCAACGAGACGGGCGAACTGGACGAGACGCTGGAGTGGGGCGACGACCTCTCGACGGAGGCGGAACACGTCCTCGGCCAGGAGATCGGCGGGCACCACTTCATCACGAACTGGCCCTCCGAGATCAAACCGTTCTACATCATGGACACGGACGACGACGAGACCGTGTCCACCGGGTTCGACCTGAACCACCCGCGGATGGAACTCGTCTCCGGGGGACAGCGTGAACACCGGTACGAGGAGCTCGTCGCCGGGTTCGAACAACAGGGGCTGGACCCCGAGGAGTTCGAGTACTACACGAAGATGTTCCGGTTCGGGATGCCGCCTCACGCCGGGTGGGGGATGGGCGCAGACCGGCTCGTGACGACGATGCTGGAGCTGGACAACATCCGGGAAGCCGTGTTGTTCCCGCGAGACAGGCAACGTCTGTCGCCGTAG
- a CDS encoding zinc finger HIT domain-containing protein, which translates to MNRAGLCQVCEASSARYACDACGAAVCDDHYEGTTGLCAECAGVSGGRR; encoded by the coding sequence GTGAACCGTGCGGGACTGTGTCAGGTGTGTGAAGCGTCGTCCGCGAGGTACGCCTGTGACGCCTGTGGCGCGGCCGTGTGTGACGACCACTACGAGGGGACGACGGGACTGTGTGCCGAGTGTGCCGGCGTGTCGGGCGGTCGTCGGTGA
- a CDS encoding J domain-containing protein: protein MDRDTLVLGIAAVFAGTFVTMSVLALSHSLFLAFVAVPFGAAAYFMWWQVSGDLEERFRGRRAPGDRRAAEARRRAAEGTTGGSSRFAEEARKRAAEGAAGRERRRAAGARAGSGRGPGTAGSTGMPAREAYDTLDLSPDASNEEVKSAYRDRVKEVHPDSGGDEEAFKRVNRAYETLRED from the coding sequence GTGGACAGAGACACGCTCGTCCTGGGCATCGCCGCGGTGTTCGCGGGGACGTTCGTGACGATGAGTGTTCTCGCCCTCTCTCACTCGTTGTTCCTCGCGTTCGTCGCCGTCCCGTTCGGCGCGGCCGCGTACTTCATGTGGTGGCAGGTCTCCGGCGACCTGGAAGAACGGTTCCGCGGGCGACGCGCCCCGGGCGACCGCCGCGCGGCCGAGGCGCGCCGCCGCGCCGCCGAGGGGACCACTGGCGGCAGCTCTCGGTTCGCCGAGGAGGCCCGGAAACGCGCCGCGGAGGGTGCCGCCGGCCGAGAGCGTCGCCGGGCCGCGGGTGCACGCGCGGGCTCCGGTCGCGGTCCCGGCACTGCCGGCTCGACCGGGATGCCCGCGAGGGAAGCGTACGACACCCTCGACCTCTCGCCGGACGCCTCCAACGAGGAGGTGAAGTCGGCGTACCGCGACCGGGTGAAGGAGGTCCACCCGGACAGCGGCGGAGACGAGGAGGCGTTCAAACGGGTCAACCGGGCCTACGAGACGCTCCGAGAGGACTGA
- a CDS encoding GTPBP1 family GTP-binding protein has protein sequence MSADRAPLRRAIRRGEEEGGNVEFKTRLTRDVHLGDGRMESLVAQLRHRVLSGDGEALYVVGVTDDGGVAGIAPEAFSETMDVLSLLAEEADAHIEDVETWSGGDGSADEDGLVGLVEIREGAMLETNDEHIVVGTAGHVDHGKSTLVGSLVTGQADDGEGGTRSFLDVQPHEMERGLSADLSYAVYGFDDDGPVRMDNPHRKSDRARVVREADRLVSFVDTVGHEPWLRTTIRGLVGQKLDYGLLTVAADDGPTKTTREHLGILLATDLPTVVAVTKVDAVDADRIEAVEREVERMLRDVGKTPLRVDRHGVATAVEEIGDGVVPVLRTSAVTERGLGELDRLFEALPKRSNDADGRFRMYIDRTYDVKGVGAVASGTIRSGEVEAGDELLVGPMPDGRFREVEVRSIEMHYHRVEAARAGRIVGIALKGIDESEINRGMALVPRDTDPTPVREFEAEVVVLNHPTSIRDGYEPVVHLETVSEAVVFHPDGGQLLPGDSGDATVEFKFHPYLVEEGQRFVFREGQSKGVGTVTGIERTADRSE, from the coding sequence ATGTCCGCGGATCGGGCTCCGCTCAGGCGGGCCATCCGGCGCGGCGAAGAGGAGGGCGGCAACGTCGAGTTCAAGACCCGCCTCACGCGGGACGTCCACCTCGGCGACGGACGCATGGAGAGTCTGGTCGCTCAGCTCCGTCACCGCGTGTTGTCGGGCGACGGCGAGGCGCTGTACGTCGTCGGCGTGACGGACGACGGCGGTGTCGCCGGGATCGCGCCCGAGGCCTTCTCCGAGACGATGGACGTGTTGTCGTTGCTCGCCGAGGAGGCGGACGCCCACATCGAAGACGTCGAGACGTGGAGCGGCGGCGACGGCTCCGCCGACGAGGACGGACTCGTCGGGCTCGTCGAGATCCGCGAGGGGGCGATGCTGGAGACGAACGACGAACACATCGTCGTCGGCACGGCCGGCCACGTCGACCACGGGAAGTCGACGCTCGTCGGCTCGCTCGTGACGGGCCAGGCGGACGACGGCGAGGGGGGCACCCGGTCGTTCCTCGATGTCCAGCCTCACGAGATGGAACGTGGGCTCTCTGCGGACCTCTCGTACGCCGTCTACGGGTTCGACGACGACGGTCCCGTCCGGATGGACAACCCACACCGCAAGTCCGACCGCGCGCGGGTCGTCAGGGAGGCCGACAGGCTCGTCTCCTTCGTCGACACGGTCGGTCACGAGCCGTGGCTCCGGACGACGATCCGAGGGCTCGTCGGCCAGAAGCTGGACTACGGGCTGTTGACGGTCGCGGCCGACGACGGCCCGACGAAGACCACCCGCGAACACCTCGGGATCCTGCTCGCCACGGATCTCCCGACGGTCGTCGCCGTGACGAAGGTCGACGCGGTCGACGCCGACCGGATCGAGGCCGTCGAGCGCGAGGTCGAACGGATGCTCCGGGACGTGGGGAAGACCCCGCTCCGGGTCGACCGCCACGGCGTCGCCACGGCCGTCGAGGAGATCGGCGACGGCGTCGTCCCGGTGTTGCGGACCTCCGCGGTGACGGAACGCGGCCTCGGTGAACTCGACCGCCTGTTCGAGGCGTTGCCCAAGCGGTCGAACGACGCCGACGGTCGGTTCCGGATGTACATCGACCGGACGTACGACGTGAAGGGTGTCGGTGCGGTCGCCTCCGGCACGATCCGGTCGGGCGAGGTGGAGGCGGGCGACGAACTCCTGGTGGGGCCGATGCCCGACGGCCGATTCCGCGAGGTGGAGGTTCGCTCCATCGAGATGCACTACCACCGGGTGGAGGCCGCCCGCGCCGGCCGGATCGTCGGCATCGCGCTCAAGGGGATCGACGAGTCGGAGATCAACCGCGGCATGGCGTTGGTGCCGCGAGACACCGACCCGACGCCCGTCCGGGAGTTCGAGGCGGAGGTGGTCGTGTTGAACCACCCGACGAGCATCCGCGACGGCTACGAGCCGGTCGTCCACCTGGAGACGGTGAGCGAGGCGGTCGTGTTCCACCCCGACGGCGGTCAACTGCTGCCGGGCGACTCCGGCGACGCCACTGTCGAGTTCAAGTTCCACCCGTACCTCGTGGAGGAGGGCCAGCGGTTCGTCTTCCGCGAGGGGCAGTCGAAGGGGGTCGGCACCGTCACCGGGATCGAGCGCACCGCCGACCGCTCGGAGTAG
- a CDS encoding HAD family hydrolase, producing MTRAPTAPTDLGDPDGVTLDLDGTLVDYRRSPGELLAVAGDRVGVDPPFPVEAYYDRFDEFAERTDSMRELRRECFAALAAERDYDPETGRSLARAFAAERDHGNVGWCRGAERFLDGLDGRGVPYAVVTNGPRETQRQKLAAVGLDDRVEGVVFAGDDCPAKPDPEPIRRGLSVLGVGPERAVHVGDSGTDLAAARRAGVRAVIV from the coding sequence GTGACGCGCGCTCCGACGGCCCCGACCGATCTGGGCGACCCCGACGGTGTGACGCTCGACCTGGACGGGACGCTCGTCGACTACCGGCGGTCGCCGGGGGAGTTGCTCGCGGTCGCCGGCGACCGGGTCGGTGTCGACCCCCCGTTTCCGGTGGAGGCGTACTACGACCGGTTCGACGAGTTCGCCGAGCGGACGGACTCGATGCGAGAACTCCGCAGAGAGTGCTTCGCCGCGCTCGCGGCCGAGCGGGACTACGATCCGGAGACCGGCCGCTCGCTCGCCCGGGCGTTCGCGGCCGAGCGCGACCACGGGAACGTCGGGTGGTGCCGCGGTGCCGAGCGGTTCCTCGACGGGCTCGACGGCCGCGGCGTGCCGTACGCGGTCGTCACGAACGGGCCACGAGAGACGCAGCGGCAGAAACTCGCCGCGGTCGGGCTGGACGACCGGGTCGAGGGGGTCGTGTTCGCGGGCGACGACTGCCCGGCGAAGCCGGATCCGGAGCCGATCAGACGCGGGCTGTCGGTGCTCGGTGTCGGGCCCGAACGGGCGGTCCACGTCGGCGACAGCGGGACGGACTTGGCGGCCGCGCGCCGGGCGGGCGTCCGGGCCGTGATCGTGTAG
- the mch gene encoding methenyltetrahydromethanopterin cyclohydrolase, with protein MESLNRNAVELVDEALDFADELGVTPYELDSGATVLDFGVDARGGLEAGLLLAEIQTAGLATIQTRVDDVAGGVRPHVELTTDHPARALLCSQKAGWELAVDDFEGLGSGPARALVGEEAEFAAVGYYDEFDLTVLSVEAAELPGESVADHIADRANVSPSAVFLPTCATGSLAGSATTAARAAELAVFRLFELGYDPTAIQTVSGSAPVAPVGYDETAAMGRTNDALAYGGEVYLLVDDDDPTVFENVPSTAAAEYGTPFEEIFADAEYDFYDVDESVFAPAQVTVDVIDGPTYVHGDTHEDLLADSWDLPEV; from the coding sequence ATGGAGAGTCTCAACCGCAACGCGGTCGAACTCGTCGACGAGGCGCTGGACTTCGCCGACGAGCTGGGGGTGACACCCTACGAACTGGACTCCGGAGCGACGGTGTTGGACTTCGGGGTGGACGCCCGTGGCGGACTGGAGGCCGGCCTGTTGCTGGCAGAGATCCAGACTGCCGGTCTGGCGACGATCCAGACCCGTGTGGACGATGTCGCCGGAGGGGTTCGGCCCCACGTCGAGCTGACCACGGACCACCCGGCGCGGGCCCTCCTGTGTTCACAGAAGGCCGGCTGGGAGCTCGCGGTCGACGACTTCGAGGGGCTCGGCTCCGGGCCGGCACGGGCGTTGGTCGGCGAGGAGGCGGAGTTCGCCGCCGTCGGGTACTACGACGAGTTCGACCTCACGGTGTTGAGCGTCGAGGCCGCGGAACTGCCGGGGGAGTCGGTCGCCGACCACATCGCCGACCGGGCGAACGTCTCTCCGTCGGCCGTGTTCCTGCCGACGTGTGCCACCGGCTCGCTCGCCGGCAGCGCGACGACGGCCGCCCGCGCGGCAGAGCTCGCCGTCTTCCGGTTGTTCGAGCTGGGGTACGACCCGACGGCGATCCAGACGGTCAGCGGCTCCGCGCCGGTCGCTCCGGTCGGCTACGACGAGACGGCCGCAATGGGCCGGACGAACGACGCGCTGGCGTACGGCGGCGAGGTGTACCTCCTCGTGGACGACGACGACCCGACCGTGTTCGAGAACGTCCCGTCGACCGCGGCCGCGGAGTACGGCACCCCGTTCGAGGAGATCTTCGCGGACGCGGAGTACGACTTCTACGACGTCGACGAGTCCGTGTTCGCCCCGGCGCAGGTCACCGTCGACGTGATCGACGGTCCGACGTACGTCCACGGCGATACCCACGAGGATCTGCTGGCCGACTCCTGGGACCTCCCGGAGGTGTAG
- a CDS encoding LPXTG cell wall anchor domain-containing protein, protein MLIQTSVSTDGSVGVALAVIVLLVAAASLWLRRRRR, encoded by the coding sequence GTGTTGATCCAGACCAGCGTCTCGACAGACGGCTCCGTCGGGGTCGCGCTCGCCGTGATCGTCTTACTGGTCGCCGCCGCGTCGTTGTGGCTGCGGCGCCGCCGACGCTAG